In one Kitasatospora cineracea genomic region, the following are encoded:
- a CDS encoding restriction endonuclease, translating into MQRQLIDKYKALRGMEQDQRAKAARGRAFNQFLVDVLMAGGTEARADNRGVDGRDDIDVAFEISGVHYIAEAKWEEDPVNSDPLVKLRGRLETRPPGVRAVFVSMSGYLPMIIQDAKKDARVLLLDRTHIEALVAGLLTPFQLFKRLNDITTRRGGSHVTITEVLTPEQPRLSPAWLPASHDIVLPGATLADGLTVEPLLATTALHEPTGLTPAGKGQLLVTDHNGVHGLHGETGKRMPKHDLSLNGHLCESRVQRRPDGELLVLTSGVVVSKLEGRLAPVAGGIDGARQLLTHPDGSVWAFSSTGPTGPVYNGSHTLLRLGKQLGDEERYAITFSGQVNEVVFTQDGRLFVVGGSKCGHLDLGDDMVLDERNWLAGPPVRVTALLALDSRTVLSAGPDSGGAAIMLYRTDLVTYEHSLVCHLPGLNRATSLISTDTNRVLLLADNRGNEQTPHPVLLELSLSAV; encoded by the coding sequence ATGCAGCGCCAGTTGATCGACAAGTACAAGGCCCTCAGGGGCATGGAACAGGACCAGCGGGCGAAGGCAGCCCGTGGCCGTGCCTTCAACCAGTTCCTCGTGGACGTCCTGATGGCCGGAGGCACGGAGGCTCGTGCGGACAACCGCGGTGTGGACGGCCGTGACGATATTGACGTCGCCTTCGAGATCAGCGGCGTCCACTACATCGCCGAAGCGAAGTGGGAAGAAGACCCGGTCAACAGCGACCCCTTGGTGAAGCTCCGTGGCCGCCTAGAAACCCGTCCTCCCGGCGTCCGGGCCGTATTCGTCTCGATGTCCGGGTACCTGCCGATGATCATCCAGGATGCCAAGAAGGACGCCCGTGTGCTGTTGCTCGACCGGACACACATCGAGGCACTGGTGGCCGGCTTGCTCACGCCCTTCCAGTTGTTCAAACGCTTGAACGACATCACCACCCGCCGCGGTGGCTCGCACGTCACGATCACCGAGGTGCTCACCCCTGAGCAACCACGTCTCAGCCCTGCCTGGCTGCCAGCGAGCCACGACATCGTTTTGCCGGGGGCCACGCTCGCCGACGGCCTGACAGTGGAGCCGCTGCTGGCGACAACCGCCCTTCACGAGCCAACCGGCCTGACCCCGGCGGGCAAAGGTCAGCTGTTGGTGACAGACCACAATGGCGTCCACGGACTTCACGGTGAGACCGGTAAGAGGATGCCGAAGCACGATCTGAGCCTCAATGGACATCTGTGCGAGAGCAGGGTGCAGAGGCGCCCCGACGGTGAACTCCTGGTGCTGACCTCGGGTGTCGTCGTGTCCAAGCTGGAGGGCCGACTGGCACCTGTGGCCGGCGGGATTGACGGTGCTCGGCAGCTGCTCACGCACCCCGATGGCAGCGTGTGGGCGTTCTCCAGCACGGGCCCGACAGGCCCCGTGTACAACGGTTCCCACACCTTGCTCAGGCTCGGAAAGCAGCTGGGCGACGAAGAGCGGTATGCCATCACGTTCAGCGGCCAAGTCAATGAGGTCGTGTTCACTCAGGACGGTCGGCTCTTCGTCGTCGGTGGCAGTAAGTGCGGACATCTGGATCTCGGTGACGACATGGTGCTCGACGAACGCAACTGGCTTGCCGGTCCGCCCGTACGTGTGACCGCGTTGCTTGCTCTGGACTCTCGCACGGTGCTCAGTGCCGGCCCCGATTCTGGGGGTGCCGCGATCATGCTGTATCGGACGGATCTGGTCACATACGAGCACTCATTGGTCTGTCACTTGCCGGGTCTCAACAGAGCGACGAGCCTCATCTCCACTGACACCAACCGTGTCTTGCTGCTGGCCGACAACCGGGGCAACGAGCAGACCCCTCACCCGGTCTTGCTGGAGCTGAGCTTGTCGGCAGTGTAG
- a CDS encoding transposase — protein sequence MIEPLLPVGQYGPYPQPVHEQFEDVVCRFRAGSQWRKTPRGEFGAWQRVHERFAYSAIVSTLAERRALCSFHVE from the coding sequence CTGATCGAGCCGCTTCTGCCGGTCGGACAGTACGGCCCGTACCCGCAGCCGGTGCACGAGCAGTTCGAGGACGTAGTGTGCCGGTTCCGGGCCGGTAGCCAGTGGCGGAAGACGCCGCGGGGGGAGTTCGGAGCCTGGCAGAGGGTCCACGAGCGCTTCGCCTACTCGGCCATAGTGTCGACTCTGGCAGAGCGCAGGGCACTATGCTCCTTCCATGTGGAGTGA
- a CDS encoding Fic family protein — MLFKTPGTDATDDRVLSEIVAMREDLRIHLRPTSRWTKQLRRNLTARAIAGSNSIEGYDAKVDDVEAMIQGEQPLDTEETSRKALEGYQRAMSYIQDLSDAGSWFRYDHGLLNGLHRMINEHDPSKRPGRYREGPVYITDPDDPTVHVYEGPEKDEAQALMGELIDWLNEGDLDAPTHIRASMAHLNLVKIHPWKDGNGRMSRSLSTLVFSREALVPAEFSSIEEWLGRGVNTYAYYQILERVGGHQWSPQRDAHPWIKFCLGAHHMQAQQAKRRIDVQGRVWIRLAEEMEAAGLDERMVAALSPVYFHTRLRRTMYQQDAELNERTSKRDIQTLVDLGWLESQGQARGRYYTAGPRMEPVRKDIRMSTEPLKNPYSRRRG; from the coding sequence ATGCTGTTCAAGACGCCAGGCACCGATGCCACAGACGACCGGGTCCTCTCGGAGATCGTCGCCATGCGCGAGGATCTGCGCATCCACCTGCGGCCCACCTCTCGCTGGACCAAGCAGCTGCGCCGAAACCTCACCGCTCGCGCCATCGCCGGCTCGAACAGCATCGAGGGTTACGACGCGAAGGTGGACGACGTCGAGGCGATGATCCAGGGCGAACAGCCCCTCGACACCGAGGAGACCAGCCGCAAGGCTCTGGAGGGCTACCAGCGGGCCATGTCCTACATCCAGGACCTGTCCGACGCCGGTTCCTGGTTCCGGTACGACCATGGCCTCCTCAACGGTCTACACCGGATGATCAACGAGCACGATCCGTCGAAGCGCCCAGGTCGATACCGCGAGGGACCGGTGTACATCACCGACCCGGACGACCCGACGGTGCACGTCTACGAAGGCCCCGAGAAGGACGAGGCCCAGGCGCTGATGGGTGAGCTGATCGACTGGCTCAACGAGGGCGACCTGGACGCACCCACCCACATCCGTGCGTCGATGGCACACCTCAATCTCGTGAAGATCCACCCGTGGAAAGACGGGAACGGGCGCATGTCCCGTTCGCTGTCGACCCTCGTCTTCTCCCGCGAGGCCCTTGTCCCAGCCGAGTTCTCCTCGATCGAGGAGTGGCTGGGACGAGGAGTGAACACCTACGCCTACTACCAGATCCTAGAGCGAGTCGGCGGCCACCAGTGGAGCCCCCAACGCGACGCACACCCATGGATCAAGTTCTGCCTCGGTGCCCATCACATGCAGGCTCAGCAGGCGAAGCGCCGCATTGACGTCCAAGGTCGCGTGTGGATTCGCCTCGCGGAGGAGATGGAGGCAGCTGGGCTCGACGAACGCATGGTCGCCGCCCTCTCCCCGGTCTACTTCCACACCCGGCTGCGCCGCACGATGTACCAACAGGATGCCGAGCTGAACGAGCGCACGTCGAAGCGGGACATCCAGACCCTCGTTGACCTCGGGTGGCTGGAGTCTCAGGGGCAGGCGCGAGGCCGGTATTACACAGCTGGCCCTCGCATGGAGCCGGTTCGAAAGGACATCCGGATGTCGACGGAGCCGCTGAAGAACCCGTACAGCCGTCGCCGCGGCTGA
- the glnA gene encoding type I glutamate--ammonia ligase has protein sequence MFTNADEVKQYIADNDIKFVDVRFCDLPGVLQHFAVPADTFDPSETLMFDGSSIRGFQAIHESDMALVPDLATARLDPFRTEKHLNINFFIQDPITGEAYSRDPRNVARKAEAYLASSGIAETAYFGPEAEFYVFDSVRFETSANASYYHIDSVAGAWNSGSAEGDARGYKVKYKGGYFPVPPVDHFADLRAEMSLELAKAGLEVERQHHEVGTAGQAEINYKFNTLLHAADDLMLFKYIIKNVAWRAGKTATFMPKPIFGDNGSGMHVHQSLWTGGSPLFYDEQGYAGLSDTARYYIGGILKHAPSLLAFTNPSVNSYHRLVPGFEAPVNLVYSQRNRSAAIRIPITGSNAKAKRIEFRAPDPASNPYLAFAAMLMAGLDGIKNKIEPLEPVDKDLYELAPDEHAAVPQVPASLGAVLDALEADHEYLLAGGVFTTDLIETWIDYKRTNEIAPIALRPHPHEFELYYDL, from the coding sequence ATGTTCACCAACGCCGACGAGGTGAAGCAGTACATCGCGGACAACGACATCAAGTTCGTCGACGTCCGGTTCTGCGACCTGCCGGGCGTGCTGCAGCACTTCGCGGTTCCGGCCGACACCTTCGACCCGTCCGAGACCCTGATGTTCGACGGCTCCTCGATCCGCGGCTTCCAGGCCATCCACGAGTCCGACATGGCCCTGGTGCCCGACCTCGCCACCGCCCGGCTGGACCCGTTCCGGACCGAGAAGCACCTCAACATCAACTTCTTCATCCAGGACCCGATCACCGGCGAGGCCTACAGCCGCGACCCGCGCAACGTCGCCCGCAAGGCCGAGGCCTACCTGGCCTCCTCCGGCATCGCCGAGACCGCCTACTTCGGGCCCGAGGCCGAGTTCTACGTCTTCGACTCGGTGCGCTTCGAGACCTCCGCCAACGCCTCCTACTACCACATCGACTCGGTGGCCGGCGCCTGGAACAGCGGCTCCGCCGAGGGCGACGCGCGCGGCTACAAGGTCAAGTACAAGGGCGGCTACTTCCCCGTCCCGCCCGTCGACCACTTCGCCGACCTGCGCGCCGAGATGTCCCTCGAACTCGCCAAGGCCGGGCTGGAGGTGGAGCGCCAGCACCACGAGGTCGGCACCGCCGGACAGGCCGAGATCAACTACAAGTTCAACACCCTGCTGCACGCCGCCGACGACCTGATGCTGTTCAAGTACATCATCAAGAACGTCGCCTGGCGGGCCGGCAAGACCGCCACCTTCATGCCCAAGCCGATCTTCGGCGACAACGGCTCCGGCATGCACGTCCACCAGTCGCTGTGGACCGGCGGCTCCCCGCTCTTCTACGACGAGCAGGGCTACGCGGGCCTGTCCGACACCGCCCGCTACTACATCGGCGGCATCCTCAAGCACGCCCCCTCGCTGCTCGCCTTCACCAACCCCTCGGTCAACTCCTACCACCGCCTGGTGCCCGGCTTCGAGGCCCCGGTCAACCTGGTCTACTCGCAGCGCAACCGCTCCGCCGCGATCCGCATCCCGATCACCGGCTCCAACGCCAAGGCCAAGCGCATCGAGTTCCGCGCCCCCGACCCGGCCTCCAACCCCTACCTCGCCTTCGCCGCCATGCTGATGGCCGGCCTCGACGGCATCAAGAACAAGATCGAGCCGCTCGAGCCCGTCGACAAGGACCTCTACGAGCTCGCCCCCGACGAGCACGCCGCCGTCCCCCAGGTCCCCGCGTCCCTCGGCGCCGTCCTCGACGCCCTGGAGGCCGACCACGAGTACCTCCTCGCGGGCGGCGTCTTCACCACCGACCTGATCGAGACCTGGATCGACTACAAGCGCACGAACGAGATCGCCCCGATCGCGCTGCGGCCGCACCCGCACGAGTTCGAGCTGTACTACGACCTCTGA
- a CDS encoding RDD family protein → MDTREALGSWIDGPKAAAEKMGAEFGYRGERLGLPQTGPGSMAGPGRRIGALFVDGWLVSLVAYGLLARGEQSSANLWTTPLFYAVTVLFLATTGTTVGKRLFGLRVVRLDGTRATIPQVLLRTLLLCLVIPAAVWDRDTRGLHDKAVGTVEVRI, encoded by the coding sequence GTGGACACCAGAGAAGCACTCGGATCGTGGATCGACGGCCCGAAGGCGGCCGCCGAGAAGATGGGCGCCGAATTCGGCTACCGCGGCGAGCGCCTCGGCCTCCCGCAGACCGGTCCCGGCTCGATGGCCGGCCCCGGCCGCCGGATCGGCGCGCTGTTCGTCGACGGCTGGCTGGTCAGCCTGGTCGCGTACGGCCTGCTGGCGCGCGGCGAGCAGAGCTCCGCGAACCTGTGGACCACCCCGCTGTTCTACGCGGTGACGGTCCTGTTCCTGGCCACCACCGGCACCACCGTCGGCAAGCGCCTGTTCGGCCTGCGGGTGGTCCGGCTGGACGGCACCCGCGCCACCATCCCGCAGGTGCTGCTGCGCACCCTGCTGCTCTGCCTGGTCATCCCGGCCGCCGTCTGGGACCGCGACACCCGCGGCTTGCACGACAAGGCCGTCGGCACCGTCGAGGTCCGGATCTGA
- a CDS encoding DUF4191 domain-containing protein gives MARQKSDTPGRLAQIRQAYVMTKQVDTKIGLIIAGVGLLTFGVFLAIGFALDHPVYLGILGFVVAVLAVAIVFGRRAERAAFGQMEGQPGAVAAVLGNIRRGWSSNQTPVAVTRSQDAVYRAVGRAGIALIGEGNPNRVRPLLASEKKKMARVVGDIPVHDIMVGNGEGEIPLKKLQIHLMRLPRAISAAQVTETNDRLRALGDLLSKAPIPKGPMPKGARMPKGGMR, from the coding sequence ATGGCGAGGCAAAAATCCGATACCCCTGGGCGGCTCGCACAGATCCGCCAGGCATATGTCATGACCAAGCAGGTCGACACCAAGATCGGCCTGATCATCGCCGGCGTCGGCCTGCTGACCTTCGGCGTGTTCCTCGCCATCGGCTTCGCACTGGACCACCCGGTCTACCTGGGCATCCTCGGTTTCGTGGTGGCCGTGCTGGCGGTCGCGATCGTGTTCGGCCGCCGGGCCGAGCGGGCCGCGTTCGGGCAGATGGAGGGCCAGCCGGGCGCGGTCGCGGCGGTGCTGGGCAACATCCGGCGCGGCTGGAGCTCGAACCAGACCCCGGTCGCGGTCACCCGCAGCCAGGACGCGGTCTACCGGGCGGTCGGCCGGGCCGGCATCGCGCTGATCGGCGAGGGCAACCCGAACCGGGTGCGGCCGCTGCTGGCGTCCGAGAAGAAGAAGATGGCCCGGGTCGTCGGCGACATCCCGGTGCACGACATCATGGTCGGCAACGGCGAGGGCGAGATCCCGCTCAAGAAGCTGCAGATCCACCTGATGCGCCTGCCCCGGGCGATCAGCGCCGCCCAGGTCACCGAGACCAACGACCGGCTGCGCGCGCTCGGCGACCTGCTCTCCAAGGCGCCGATCCCCAAGGGCCCGATGCCGAAGGGCGCCCGGATGCCCAAGGGCGGCATGCGCTGA
- the lipA gene encoding lipoyl synthase has translation MSAVAPDGRKLLRLEVRNSETPIERKPEWIKTRAKMGPEYNALQSLVKKEGLHTVCQEAGCPNIFECWEDREATFLIGGDQCTRRCDFCQIDTGKPAEFDRDEPRRVAESIVTMDLNYATITGVARDDLEDGGSWLYAETVRQVHAMTAAREAGRTGVELLIPDFNAVPEQLAEVFSSRPEVLAHNVETVPRIFKRIRPAFRYERSLDVITQARAAGLVTKSNLILGMGETREEVSEALADLVDAGCELITITQYLRPSLRHHPVERWVKPQEFVELQQEAEELGFAGVMSGPLVRSSYRAGRLYRQALEHRERAAAV, from the coding sequence GTGTCCGCTGTCGCACCCGACGGCAGGAAGCTCCTCCGGCTGGAGGTCCGCAACAGCGAGACCCCCATCGAGCGGAAGCCCGAGTGGATCAAGACCAGGGCGAAGATGGGGCCGGAGTACAACGCCCTGCAGTCCCTGGTGAAGAAGGAAGGGCTGCACACGGTCTGCCAGGAGGCCGGGTGTCCCAACATCTTCGAGTGCTGGGAGGACCGCGAGGCGACCTTCCTGATCGGCGGCGACCAGTGCACCCGCCGCTGCGACTTCTGCCAGATCGACACCGGCAAGCCCGCCGAGTTCGACCGGGACGAGCCGCGCCGGGTCGCCGAGTCCATCGTCACGATGGACCTCAACTACGCCACCATCACCGGCGTCGCCCGTGACGACCTGGAGGACGGCGGCTCCTGGCTGTACGCCGAGACCGTCCGCCAGGTGCACGCGATGACCGCGGCCCGCGAGGCCGGGCGGACGGGCGTCGAGCTGCTGATCCCGGACTTCAACGCCGTCCCGGAGCAGCTCGCCGAGGTCTTCTCCTCCCGCCCCGAGGTGCTGGCGCACAACGTCGAGACGGTGCCGCGGATCTTCAAGCGGATCCGTCCGGCCTTCCGCTACGAGCGCTCGCTCGACGTGATCACCCAGGCCCGGGCGGCCGGGCTGGTCACCAAGTCCAACCTGATCCTGGGCATGGGCGAGACCCGCGAGGAGGTCAGCGAGGCGCTGGCCGACCTGGTGGACGCCGGGTGCGAGCTGATCACCATCACCCAGTACCTGCGGCCCTCGCTGCGCCACCACCCGGTGGAGCGCTGGGTGAAGCCGCAGGAGTTCGTCGAGCTCCAGCAGGAGGCCGAGGAGCTGGGCTTCGCCGGGGTGATGTCCGGTCCGCTGGTGCGCTCCTCGTACCGGGCCGGGCGGCTGTACCGGCAGGCGCTGGAGCACCGGGAGCGGGCGGCGGCGGTCTGA
- the lipB gene encoding lipoyl(octanoyl) transferase LipB, with amino-acid sequence MVSENVRFVRMGIGERTVPYQEAWAEQQRLHALRVADEIPDTVLLLEHDPVYTMGKRTNPEDLPLDGTPVVEVNRGGEITWHGPGQLVGYPIVKLPDPIDVVAYVRRLEEALIRACVGFGVDTTRIEGRSGVWKLGADIPGAVVDPSQVVEIGKLTLRMGLPLGIDPRLAGPEYAPSNAGQRGDDRKLAAIGVRVARGVTMHGFALNCDPDMTYFDKIVPCGIRDAGVASLSGELGRPFAVPDAVDAVERKLAEVFAELPEPVAAVR; translated from the coding sequence GTGGTGAGCGAGAACGTGCGGTTCGTGCGGATGGGGATCGGCGAGCGGACCGTCCCCTACCAGGAGGCGTGGGCGGAGCAGCAGCGGCTGCACGCGCTGCGGGTCGCGGACGAGATACCGGACACCGTGCTGCTGCTGGAGCACGACCCGGTGTACACGATGGGCAAGCGCACCAACCCCGAGGACCTGCCGCTGGACGGCACCCCGGTGGTCGAGGTCAACCGCGGCGGCGAGATCACCTGGCACGGCCCCGGCCAGCTGGTCGGCTACCCGATCGTGAAGCTGCCCGACCCGATCGACGTGGTCGCGTACGTGCGGCGGCTGGAGGAGGCGCTGATCCGGGCCTGCGTCGGGTTCGGGGTGGACACCACCCGGATCGAGGGCCGCAGCGGGGTGTGGAAGCTGGGCGCGGACATCCCCGGCGCGGTGGTCGACCCCTCCCAGGTGGTGGAGATCGGCAAGCTGACCCTGCGGATGGGCCTGCCGCTCGGCATCGACCCGCGGCTGGCCGGCCCCGAGTACGCGCCGTCCAACGCGGGCCAGCGCGGCGACGACCGCAAGCTCGCCGCGATCGGCGTGCGGGTGGCCCGCGGCGTGACCATGCACGGCTTCGCGCTGAACTGCGACCCCGACATGACGTACTTCGACAAGATCGTCCCGTGCGGCATCCGGGACGCCGGGGTGGCCTCGCTCAGCGGCGAGCTGGGCCGGCCGTTCGCGGTGCCGGACGCGGTGGACGCGGTGGAGCGGAAGCTGGCCGAGGTGTTCGCCGAACTGCCCGAGCCGGTCGCCGCCGTCCGGTAG
- a CDS encoding helix-turn-helix domain-containing protein: MDRHTTAAPALRRLLDLLATGAATEDFGEVLADARRRGAPAEVLSEIDDATWQALRVHRTMRQHRRREAELTALFDTAGDLAASRDLDAVLQAIVRRARMLLGTDTAYLTLPDERAGDTYMRVTDGSVSPIFQTLRLSLGDGLGGLVAQTARPYASHDYRVDERFRHTGQIDAGVLDEGLVAIIGVPLLLGGTVIGVLFAADRSPRAFSPDEVALLCTLAAHAAIALDTAKSLADTRAALADLAAANAVIRAHAAAVQRAEQAHDRLTDLVLRGAEVADVAAEVAALLDGGASVHDAEGAPLTGPGGAPDGLADAVAASRAEGHAVRHGAEWVCAVLAGQELLGALVLHGRPELDDADRRVFERASIVTALLLLLRRSVAETENRVRGELLADLLTAPGRDPAGLTARGRRLGVDLNRPHLVLVAVAEDAVARDRLAGAAARYLFGSRGISAEFGEGAVLLVPHEGGGDGAVAALAAERLARLAGGPVTVGTGRAASGPVALAATYAEGVRCVRALRVLGRDGDGACAADLGFLGVLLGDGHDVDGFVRATLGPLLDYDAKRGTELVRTLRAYFDCGGGLTRAKDLLHVHVNTVVQRLDRVEVLLGRDWNQPERALELQLALRLQLLAGG, encoded by the coding sequence ATGGACCGCCACACCACCGCCGCGCCGGCGCTGCGCAGACTCCTCGACCTGCTGGCCACCGGGGCCGCCACCGAGGACTTCGGCGAGGTGCTCGCCGACGCCCGCCGCCGGGGCGCGCCCGCCGAGGTGCTGAGCGAGATCGACGACGCCACCTGGCAGGCCCTGCGGGTGCACCGCACGATGCGCCAGCACCGCAGACGCGAGGCCGAGCTGACCGCGCTGTTCGACACCGCGGGCGACCTGGCCGCCTCCCGGGACCTGGACGCGGTGCTGCAGGCCATCGTCCGGCGGGCCCGGATGCTGCTGGGCACCGACACCGCGTACCTGACCCTCCCCGACGAGCGGGCCGGCGACACGTACATGCGGGTCACCGACGGCTCGGTCTCGCCGATCTTCCAGACCCTGCGGCTCAGCCTGGGCGACGGCCTGGGCGGCCTGGTCGCGCAGACCGCCCGCCCCTACGCCAGCCACGACTACCGGGTCGACGAGCGCTTCCGGCACACCGGGCAGATCGACGCGGGCGTGCTGGACGAGGGCCTGGTGGCGATCATCGGGGTGCCGCTGCTGCTCGGCGGCACCGTGATCGGCGTGCTGTTCGCCGCCGACCGCTCGCCGCGGGCCTTCTCCCCCGACGAGGTCGCGCTGCTGTGCACGCTGGCCGCGCACGCCGCGATCGCCCTGGACACCGCCAAGTCGCTGGCCGACACCCGGGCCGCGCTCGCCGACCTGGCCGCCGCCAACGCCGTCATCCGGGCCCACGCCGCGGCCGTCCAGCGCGCCGAGCAGGCCCACGACCGGCTCACCGACCTGGTGCTGCGCGGCGCGGAGGTGGCCGACGTGGCCGCCGAGGTGGCCGCGCTGCTGGACGGCGGGGCCTCCGTGCACGACGCCGAGGGCGCCCCGCTCACCGGCCCCGGCGGCGCCCCCGACGGCCTGGCCGACGCGGTGGCCGCCTCCCGCGCCGAGGGCCACGCGGTGCGGCACGGCGCCGAGTGGGTGTGCGCGGTGCTGGCCGGGCAGGAACTGCTGGGCGCGCTGGTGCTGCACGGGCGGCCCGAACTGGACGACGCCGACCGGCGGGTGTTCGAGCGCGCGAGCATCGTCACCGCGCTGCTGCTCCTGCTGCGCCGCTCGGTCGCCGAGACCGAGAACCGGGTCCGCGGCGAACTGCTGGCCGACCTGCTCACCGCGCCCGGCCGCGACCCGGCCGGCCTGACCGCGCGCGGCCGCCGCCTGGGCGTCGACCTGAACCGGCCGCACCTGGTCCTGGTCGCCGTCGCCGAGGACGCCGTCGCCCGGGACCGGCTGGCCGGGGCCGCGGCCCGCTACCTGTTCGGCTCCCGGGGCATCAGCGCCGAGTTCGGCGAGGGCGCGGTGCTGCTCGTCCCGCACGAGGGCGGCGGCGACGGCGCGGTGGCCGCGCTCGCCGCGGAACGGCTGGCCCGGCTGGCGGGCGGCCCGGTCACGGTCGGCACCGGGCGCGCCGCCAGCGGCCCGGTCGCGCTGGCCGCCACGTACGCGGAGGGGGTGCGCTGCGTGCGCGCCCTGCGGGTGCTGGGCCGGGACGGGGACGGGGCGTGCGCGGCCGACCTGGGCTTCCTGGGCGTGCTGCTGGGCGACGGGCACGACGTGGACGGCTTCGTCCGGGCCACCCTCGGCCCGCTGCTCGACTACGACGCCAAGCGCGGCACCGAGCTGGTGCGCACCCTGCGCGCCTACTTCGACTGCGGCGGCGGCCTGACCCGGGCCAAGGACCTGCTGCACGTCCACGTGAACACGGTGGTGCAGCGCCTGGACCGGGTGGAGGTGCTGCTGGGCCGCGACTGGAACCAGCCGGAGCGGGCGCTGGAGCTGCAACTCGCGCTGCGGCTGCAGCTGCTGGCGGGCGGCTGA
- a CDS encoding MFS transporter yields the protein MAAPSVPAPASSPEDPRPASLPRVVAASLIGTTIEWYDYFLYGSAAALVFGHVFFPKADPLTGTLLSFLTYAIGFAARPLGALVFGHFGDRIGRKKLLVLSLLLMGGATTLIGCLPTYDQVGVAAPVLLTVLRLVQGFALGGEWGGAVLLVSEHGDRRRRGFWASWPQGGAPAGNLLAAGVLSLMTAVQSDAAFLSWGWRVPFLLSAVLVMVGLWIRLAVDESPLFKAALAAAEQRTEPERPPLVAVLRDHWRDVLVAMGARMAENISYYVLTTFVLAYAVTQTHLPKQTALNAVLIGSAVQFALIPAFGALSDRVGRKPVYLVGAVGVGVWAFVFFRMADTGSFAQLTVAVTVGLFFHSMMYAPQAAFFSELFATRTRYSGASIGAQFSSVAAGAPAPLIATALLKDYGSATPIAVYVAIAAVITVVAVLCGRETRGTDLEDTGADARGDSVKAPASL from the coding sequence ATGGCTGCCCCCTCCGTCCCCGCCCCCGCCTCCTCCCCTGAAGATCCGAGACCCGCCTCCCTGCCCAGGGTGGTCGCCGCCTCGCTGATCGGTACGACCATCGAGTGGTACGACTACTTCCTGTACGGATCGGCGGCGGCGCTGGTCTTCGGGCACGTGTTCTTCCCGAAGGCCGACCCGCTGACCGGCACCCTGCTGTCCTTCCTGACCTACGCGATCGGGTTCGCCGCCCGGCCGCTGGGCGCGCTGGTGTTCGGGCACTTCGGCGACCGGATCGGCCGCAAGAAGCTGCTGGTGCTGAGCCTGCTGCTGATGGGCGGGGCGACCACGCTGATCGGCTGCCTGCCCACCTACGACCAGGTCGGCGTGGCGGCGCCGGTCCTGCTGACCGTCCTGCGGCTGGTGCAGGGCTTCGCGCTGGGCGGCGAGTGGGGCGGGGCGGTGCTGCTGGTCTCCGAGCACGGCGACCGCCGGCGGCGCGGCTTCTGGGCGTCCTGGCCGCAGGGCGGCGCGCCGGCCGGCAACCTGCTGGCGGCGGGCGTGCTCTCGCTGATGACGGCCGTCCAGTCCGACGCGGCGTTCCTGTCCTGGGGCTGGCGGGTGCCGTTCCTGCTCTCCGCGGTGCTGGTGATGGTCGGCCTGTGGATCCGGCTCGCGGTGGACGAGTCGCCGCTGTTCAAGGCCGCGCTGGCGGCCGCCGAGCAGCGCACCGAGCCGGAGCGGCCGCCGCTGGTGGCGGTGCTGCGCGACCACTGGCGGGACGTGCTGGTGGCGATGGGCGCCCGGATGGCGGAGAACATCTCGTACTACGTGCTGACCACCTTCGTGCTGGCGTACGCCGTCACCCAGACCCACCTGCCCAAGCAGACCGCGCTGAACGCCGTACTGATCGGCTCGGCGGTGCAGTTCGCGCTGATCCCGGCCTTCGGGGCGCTCTCCGACCGGGTCGGCCGCAAGCCGGTCTACCTGGTCGGCGCGGTCGGCGTCGGCGTCTGGGCGTTCGTGTTCTTCCGGATGGCCGACACCGGGAGCTTCGCCCAGCTGACCGTCGCCGTCACCGTCGGCCTGTTCTTCCACAGCATGATGTACGCCCCGCAGGCGGCGTTCTTCTCCGAGCTGTTCGCCACCCGCACCCGCTACTCGGGGGCCTCGATCGGCGCCCAGTTCTCCTCGGTGGCGGCCGGCGCGCCCGCCCCGCTGATCGCCACCGCGCTGCTGAAGGACTACGGCAGCGCCACCCCGATCGCGGTGTACGTGGCGATCGCCGCGGTGATCACCGTGGTGGCCGTGCTGTGCGGCCGGGAGACCCGCGGCACCGACCTGGAGGACACCGGGGCGGACGCTCGGGGGGACTCCGTGAAGGCGCCCGCTAGCCTCTGA